In one window of Halictus rubicundus isolate RS-2024b unplaced genomic scaffold, iyHalRubi1_principal scaffold0108, whole genome shotgun sequence DNA:
- the LOC143363739 gene encoding uncharacterized protein LOC143363739, translating into MDSLIAHQHILFGRIARTVDNLRKQGKANINKGTILAKLSCLDQAWAQFQDRDAQIIASTTEENRQVDYFTEDFFDQTQDVYCNQKGILSTMLEDVEQSQAPSTAGHPPTPGPRPRSSLPRITLPTFSGQFTDWTRFRDLFMSLVIDDEAWTDAERFHYLSASLTGEAAQLIQRIPVTAANFDQAWKLLEHRYQNRRLLVAAQFDALYNIKPCVNHSATELKGLLNSTCNATAVLNSLGVPVTDESHWIVHHTIRRLDRHTLKEWEKSLGNSVNLPAFSELLEFLETTTRTLEAFEFRQGTRTPAPSKPPPTKVKALHTATDAASRPRCNLCQGDHILCFCSAFRSLTPAARLQMVTSRRWCKNCLGPHTVGNCPSAKRCQRCAQPHHTMLHEASDGSSNASTVATLHTTKRLNSTSDSGPVLLATALVTATAGRRMVTARALIDPCSEVSLISEALAQTMRLPRTSCSRLVLGAGGKATATSRGKVRLTLTSTVPGLGRSCTVEALVLPRLTAYKPSGATHTPRWPHINGLPLADPRGYVAVDNTLQSLKKPSSGGFFQGRLREEDHPPESSPLPTLSKRYVLSQVAKLFDPLGWLAPATIRGKIFLQQLWQHRLDWDEQLPSTAAETWRKLSADAANLTSLRLPRWLGTEPATTTQQLHVFVDASERAYAAAAYIRTSNPHRTQVTLVAAKTKTAPLQSLSLPRLELCAAVLGARLLSHLRREMGLQFDTSHLWSDSTVTLAWLHGEPTRWRTFVANRVAEFHRTVPDVRLHHVGSQDNPADCASRGIPASQLASHPLWWHGPAWLTEHPTTWDTTSPTLDTTEEERAPTTTSFHTRIADTEHESLLHRYSSLTRLLRVTAWCLRWTRRRPAPSPGDVFPILHPEEVSQAEALWIKIVQGSTFERELSALNNGQPLRPSSALRATTPFLDNQGILRVGGRLKNSLLSYDEQHPIILPSGSKLTEMIVEQHHRRTLHGGVQLTLASVRQRFWIPQGRQNVKKCVSRCIRCLRWRAATASQLMGDLPLHRVTPSRPFTHTGVDYAGPFKLKTAPGRGHKSIKGYVAIFVCYSSRAVHLEAVSDYTTAAFLAAFRRFTGRRGPCASVTSDCGTNFVGADQELRRMFRASSKEAAAIAGQLSKEGVRWKFIPPGAPHFGGLWEAAVRSVKHHLRRVVGDNAHTYEELATFLCQVEACLNSRPLQALTDDPEDLTPLTPGHFLVGGPLLATPEPTLHDVPTSRLSRWQQLQQRVEHFWRRWSAEYLHQIQTRRKWTTTQPSLGVGDLVLVKSEATPPTKWPLARITDVHPGADGHVRVITVRTATTSLTRPVTKIVRLLQTGENQA; encoded by the exons GAACCGTGGACAATCTCCGGAAGCAGGGCAAAGCGAATATCAACAAGGGGACGATTTTGgccaaattgtcttgtttggACCAGGCCTGGGCGCAGTTTCAAGACCGCGACGCTCAAATCATCGCCTCCACTACTGAGGAGAACCGTCAGGTGGACTACTTCACCGAGGACTTCTTCGACCAAACGCAGGATGTGTACTGCAATCAGAAGGGAATTCTGTCCACGATGCTCGAAGACGTCGAGCAGAGTCAGGCACCCTCAACTGCAGGACATCCACCCACGCCAGGGCCCAGACCTCGATCGTCACTGCCACGGATCACACTGCCCACGTTCTCCGGTCAATTTACTGACTGGACGCGATTCCGGGACCTCTTCATGTCCTTGGTCATCGACGACGAGGCCTGGACGGATGCAGAGCGCTTCCACTACCTGTCGGCGAGCCTCACCGGGGAAGCAGCGCAGCTGATTCAACGGATTCCCGTCACTGCCGCCAACTTTGACCAGGCCTGGAAACTGCTAGAGCACCGCTACCAGAATCGACGACTTCTGGTTGCCGCGCAGTTCGACGCATTGTACAACATCAAGCCATGTGTCAATCACAGTGCAACGGAGCTCAAGGGCCTCTTGAACTCCACGTGCAACGCGACGGCGGTCCTGAACAGCCTCGGGGTACCAGTCACCGACGAATCCCACTGGATCGTCCACCATACCATCCGTCGACTGGACAGACACACCTTGAAGGAGTGGGAAAAGTCCCTGGGAAACAGCGTGAATCTCCCCGCCTTCTCGGAACTCCTCGAATTTCTCGAGACGACGACGAGAACTCTCGAGGCTTTCGAGTTCCGTCAGGGGACTCGCACTCCCGCACCATCAAAACCGCCGCCCACGAAGGTCAAGGCGCTACACACCGCCACGGACGCCGCATCGAGGCCTCGGTGCAACCTGTGCCAAGGAGACCACATTTTGTGTTTTTGCAGCGCGTTCCGATCCTTGACCCCTGCAGCCCGTCTCCAAATGGTCACGAGTCGCCGCTGGTGTAAAAACTGCCTCGGTCCGCACACCGTCGGGAACTGTCCGTCGGCAAAGCGGTGCCAACGGTGTGCCCAACCACACCACACGATGCTGCACGAGGCGTCCGACGGATCCAGCAACGCATCGACGGTCGCAACGCTGCACACCACGAAGAGGCTCAACTCCACCTCTGACTCAGGTCCTGTCTTGCTCGCCACCGCCCTGGTCACAGCGACTGCAGGACGCCGGATGGTCACAGCTCGCGCACTGATTGACCCCTGCTCTGAGGTGTCGCTCATCAGCGAAGCACTGGCCCAGACGATGCGACTTCCTCGGACGTCGTGTTCGCGCCTGGTCCTCGGCGCCGGAGGAAAGGCCACAGCAACCTCCCGAGGAAAGGTCAGACTGACCCTGACGTCAACCGTTCCCGGACTCGGACGGTCATGCACGGTGGAGGCACTGGTGCTGCCCAGGCTGACGGCCTACAAGCCCTCTGGTGCCACCCACACTCCGCGCTGGCCCCACATCAACGGCCTGCCGCTCGCAGACCCCAGG GGATACGTCGCGGTGGACAACACGCTCCAGTCGCTCAAGAAACCATCTTCGGGTGGATTCTTTCAGGGCCGACTGCGAGAGGAGGATCACCCTCCCGAATCGTCTCCACTTCCGACACTATCGAAGCGGTATGTGCTGTCCCAGGTGGCAAAATTGTTCGACCCCCTCGGATGGCTGGCACCCGCGACCATCCGAGGGAAAATATTCCTTCAGCAGCTGTGGCAGCACCGCCTCGACTGGGACGAGCAGCTTCCATCGACCGCAGCTGAAACGTGGAGGAAACTTTCCGCCGACGCGGCCAACCTAACGTCGCTGAGGCTCCCACGATGGCTGGGCACGGAGCCAGCTACGACCACTCAGCAACTCCACGTCTTCGTGGACGCCTCCGAACGAGCCTACGCTGCAGCCGCCTACATCCGGACCAGCAACCCACACCGGACACAGGTCACTCTGGTTGCAGCAAAAACAAAGACAGCGCCGCTCCAGAGCCTGTCTCTCCCACGGCTCGAGCTGTGCGCTGCAGTACTGGGGGCCCGACTGCTATCCCACCTACGCCGCGAGATGGGACTGCAGTTCGACACGAGTCACCTCTGGTCAGACTCCACCGTCACCCTCGCATGGCTACACGGTGAACCGACGCGGTGGCGTACTTTTGTCGCCAACAGGGTGGCTGAATTCCACCGAACTGTACCGGACGTCCGCCTACACCACGTCGGCAGCCAGGACAACCCTGCCGACTGTGCCTCGCGAGGCATTCCCGCCAGCCAGCTCGCGAGTCACCCCCTATGGTGGCACGGACCCGCGTGGCTCACCGAACATCCCACGACGTGGGACACGACCTCGCCCACGCTCGACACCACCGAGGAGGAGCGGGCCCCGACGACGACCAGCTTCCACACCCGGATAGCCGACACGGAGCACGAGTCCCTGCTGCATCGTTACTCATCGCTGACCCGACTTTTGAGGGTCACTGCCTGGTGTCTGCGTTGGACGAGACGTCGACCAGCTCCGTCACCAGGAGACGTCTTCCCGATCCTGCATCCAGAGGAGGTGAGCCAAGCGGAGGCGCTCTGGATCAAGATTGTGCAGGGATCGACCTTCGAACGAGAGCTCTCTGCTCTCAACAATGGACAACCTCTTCGACCGTCCAGTGCCCTCCGAGCGACGACCCCGTTCCTCGACAACCAGGGCATTCTACGGGTGGGAGGGAGATTAAAAAACTCCCTGCTCTCCTATGACGAGCAGCACCCCATCATTCTGCCATCAGGATCAAAGTTGACCGAGATGATCGTCGAGCAGCACCACCGACGGACACTGCATGGGGGTGTGCAGTTGACCCTGGCATCCGTCCGCCAACGATTTTGGATACCACAAGGACGCCAAAACGTGAAGAAATGCGTCTCCCGCTGCATCAGATGTCTCCGATGGCGGGCGGCAACCGCCAGCCAATTAATGGGCGACCTACCACTCCACCGGGTCACGCCATCGCGCCCATTCACCCACACAGGCGTGGATTACGCCGGCCCGTTCAAATTAAAAACGGCGCCAGGACGTGGCCACAAATCTATCAAGGGGTATGTGGCCATTTTCGTTTGTTACAGCTCCCGGGCAGTCCATCTCGAAGCTGTGTCGGACTACACCACGGCCGCCTTTCTCGCAGCATTCCGGCGATTCACTGGCCGACGGGGACCATGCGCCTCTGTAACGAGCGACTGCGGCACAAATTTCGTGGGGGCTGACCAGGAACTGCGCCGCATGTTCCGGGCATCGTCCAAGGAAGCAGCTGCCATCGCCGGACAGCTGTCCAAGGAGGGAGTGCGGTGGAAATTCATTCCACCAGGAGCACCTCACTTCGGCGGGCTATGGGAGGCAGCCGTCCGCTCCGTGAAGCACCatctccgtcgcgtcgtcggcgaCAACGCTCACACGTACGAGGAGCTGGCGACGTTCCTCTGCCAGGTGGAGGCGTGCCTGAATTCGCGTCCACTCCAGGCACTGACGGACGACCCAGAGGACCTGACCCCCCTGACGCCGGGACACTTCCTCGTCGGAGGCCCCCTCCTGGCCACCCCGGAGCCCACGCTGCACGACGTCCCTACCTCGCGGCTCTCCCGGTGGCAACAACTCCAACAGCGGGTGGAACATTTTTGGCGACGTTGGTCCGCAGAATACCTGCACCAAATTCAAACGCGAAGGAAGTGGACAACCACCCAGCCATCCCTGGGCGTCGGGGACCTCGTGCTGGTGAAGTCCGAAGCCACCCCCCCCACGAAGTGGCCGCTCGCACGCATCACCGACGTCCACCCTGGAGCCGACGGCCATGTCCGGGTCATCACCGTTAGAACAGCCACCACTTCGCTCACCCGGCCGGTAACAAAAATAGTCCGACTTCTCCAGACCGGAGAGAACCAGGCATAA